Below is a genomic region from Pirellulales bacterium.
TAGACTCGTCATGTTGGGGCTTCACCGCTTGCTCGCCATGAACCCATCGCAGAAAGCTTCGTTTCACTCGCCGCGCGCCCGCTTGGGCTTCGTGCCCGGCATGCCCCCTGGCGCCTTGCACATCCCTGCCGACGCGCGGGCGCCGGTGTTGCACGCCGTCGCTTATCATGGCGATGATTTCATTGAGAAGCAACTGCAACAGCCGGAGGAAGTGGTCGAACTGCTGGAAGCGTGGCCGGTGGTGTGGCTGAACGTCGCCGGCGTCGGCGATGCCGACACGATCACGCGGCTGGGGCAAATCTTCAAGCTGCACCCCTTGGCGCTGGAAGACGTGGTGCATCTGCACCAGCGGGCCAAAGTGGACCAATACGACCAGCGGCTGTTCATCGTGGCCCGCATGGCGCAGCTCAACGAGGGCCTGGAGACGGAACAACTCAGCATGTTCGTCGGCGACAAGTTCGTGCTGACGTTTATTGAAGATCCGGGCGACTGCTTCGAGGCGGTCCGCGAACGGCTGCGCGGCGGCGGACGGTTGCGCGAGGCCGGGCCCGGTTACCTGGCCTACAGCCTGCTCGACGCGGTGGTCGATTCCTATTTTCCGATCGTCGAGTCCTATGCCGAACGGCTCGACCGGCTGGAAGACCGGGTGATTGCCAGGCCCAGCCGCCGCGCCGTCGCGGAGATTCACTCCGCCAAGCACGATTTGCGCAGCTTGCGGCGGATTGTCTGGCCGCTGCGCGAAGCGGTCAACTCGCTGGTCCGCGACCCCTCGCCGTTCGTCGATGAAGAGACGCGCGTCCATTTGCGAGATTGCTACGACCACCTCGTGCAAATCATCGACCTGGTGGAGACCTACCGCGAACTCTGCTCCGACCTGACCGATCTCTATCTATCGAGCCTCAGCAACCGCATGAACGAGGTGATGAAAGTGCTGACCATCATCGCCACGATCTTCATGCCCCTGGGCTTCATCACCGGCCTTTACGGCATGAACTTTCATACCGACCGTTCGCGCTGGAACATGCCGGAACTCAGTTGGCCGTATGGCTATCCCTACGCCCTGGGTCTCATGGCGCTGACGGTGCTGGCGATGCTCTGGTATTTTCGCCGCAAGGGCTGGCTGGGGAATGGCAGATAGAGCCATGCTCTTCGTCTCAGTCGTCCGGCAGCCGGCCCGTTGCCTGCGCCCGTTGCTCGCTGGACGGGGCCCCGGCCCGTCGGTCGTGTCTCCCATCACGCCGAGGCCGTTTCCGAAACCGTACCATGCGCCGTAGTTGCCCTTGTTGTCTTTCAGCGTGAACTGGGTGGTGAAGTCGAACACGGCTCGAACAGCTCGAGCTGCTCGATGTGACCGGTTCTTCGTTCGACGACGAGGGCCTGTCGCACGTCAAGTCGCTCACCGGCCTCATCTCGGCGGCCAGGCGATGCCCCGGTGCGTCCAACCGGGGCATCGCTTGGCCGCCACGCCGTTGAATGACGCCGGCCGCTATCTGGCCGAGCTCTGCCCCAGCCACCGCTTTTGCTCGCGGAAAAACCTATGCTCAATGCATTGCCGGTTCGGTTTGTCAAAAACCGATCAGCAGCCGCGAGGCCAACGTCGCGCGTCTCAGGCCGTCCGGCGCAAGCGGTCGCGTTCGAGTGACGTTGGTGGAATCAAGCACGCGAATGCGTTTGGCCATGGCAAGCGATTGCCAAATCGCCGGAACCGCACGGAGTCCGTTCCCTGCTGGCCGGCGAGCTTGACCCCGGCATCGTCAGCATGAACAATCAAAAGTTCCCCACGATTCAGTCCCCAGCAAGCTCGATGTCCGTCACCAGCCATGTACCGAATGCCGCCGGGCGGTTTGGCGCCTTTGGAGGGCGCTATGTGCCCGAAACCTTGACACGCGCGCTCGACGAGCTGGTGCTGGCCTACGACGAAGCCCGCCGTGATCCGGCATTTCAGGCCGAGCTCGACCAGCTTTATCGCGACTACGTCGGCCGGCCGTCGCCCCTCTACCATGCCGAGCGGCTCAGCCGGCACTGCGGCGGGGCGCAAATCTATTTTAAGCGTGAAGACCTGAACCATACCGGCGCTCATAAGATCAACAACACGCTCGGCCAGGCCCTGCTGACGTTGCGGATGAAAAAGCCGCGCGTGATCGCCGAGACCGGCGCCGGACAGCACGGCGTGGCCACGGCGACGGCTTGCGCCCATTTCGGATTGGAGTGCGTCGTCTACATGGGCGAAGAAGACATTCGCCGGCAGAAGCTCAACGTGTTCAACATGCGGATGATGGGGGCCGACGTGCGGCCCGTGACCAGCGGCTCGCGCACTCTCCGCGACGCCATCAACGAGGCGATGCGCGACTGGATGAGCTCGGTCGAAAACACGCACTACATTCTCGGCTCGGTGGTCGGCCCGCACCCCTTTCCCATGATCGTCCGCGATTTTCAATCGGTGATCGGCCGCGAAACGGTCGACCAGTCGCGGCGGAAGCTGGGACGGTTGCCCGACGTGGTGGTGGCCTGCGTGGGCGGCGGCAGCAACGCGGCCGGCATGTTCTATCCGTTTATCGAGTTGGAGGGAGTGGAGCTGGTCGGCGTCGAGGCCGGCGGACGCTCGCCGCGGCCGGGCGACCACGCATCGCCGCTTTCCTTTGGCGCGCCCGGCGTGTTGCACGGCAGCTACAGCTATGTGATGCAAGACGAAGACGGCCAAACCTGCGACGTGCATTCGATCTCGGCGGGTCTCGATTATCCCGGCGTCGGCCCGGAGCACAGCTACTGGAAAGACACCGGCCGCGTGCGCTACGATTATTGCGGCGACGCCGACGCTTTGACGGCCTTCGACCTGGTGGCCCGCAACGAAGGCATCTTGCCGGCCCTGGAAAGCTCGCACGCGGTGGCCAAGGCGATGGAGATTGCCCGACAGCTTGGACCGGACAAGATCGTGGTCGTTTGTCTTTCGGGCCGCGGCGACAAGGATGCCTTCGAGGTGGCGAGGTTACGGGGACAGAACATTGGGTGAATCACGTGTCGGCCGTTGACCAACTTTTCCGTCGCCTGCGGGCCGAGGGGCAAAAGGCGCTGATGCCCTTCGTGACGGCGGGCGATCCCGATTTGCCGTTCACGGCCGACGTGCTGGCCGAACTGGCAGGCCGCGGTGCCCAGCTCTGCGAGGTCGGCATCCCCTACAGCGATCCCATCGCCGACGGGCCGGTGATCCAGGCTTCCTACACGCGGGCGCTGGCCCGGCACGTGAAACTGGCCGAGATCCTGCAGATGCTCTCCGGAGTGACGCCGCAGGTCACGGCGCCGCTGGTGACGATGGTCAGCTATGCGATTGTTCTCCGCCACGGTTTGGCCCGCTATGTCGATGAGGCGAAGCGGGCGGGCGTGGCGGGGGCGATTGTGCCGGACTTGCTCGTGGAAGAGTCGGCCGAGTTGGCCGCTATCTGTCGCGCGGCCGATTTCAGCCTGATTCAGCTTGTCACGCCGACGACGCCGCGCGACCGCGCCTTGCGGATCGCCGAGAGTTCGACCGGCTTTCTCTATTACGTTTCGGTAACCGGCATCACCGGCGAGCGTACCGCCCTGCCGCGGCAGCTTTTGGACAACGTGGGCTGGCTCCGCGAGCAGACCGAGACACCGATCTGCATCGGTTTTGGCATCAGCCAGCCGGAGCATGTGCGGCTGTTGGCCCCGGTGGCCGATGGCCTGATCGTCGGCTCCGCCATCGTCCGCCGCATCGCCACGGCTGCGAACCGCCCGAGGGCCGAAGTGCTGCAGGACGTGGGAGATTACGCCGCCAGCTTATTGAACGCGCTCAATGGATGACTAATCGTGGCGACGGGACATTAACGTCCTCGTGGAATCGTCACGATCGACAGAGTTGAAACCACCGCCGCACGCAAAATGCCGAAACCTCACGAACACTGGCATGTCGATGTCAGCTACCTCAACATCGCCGGCACGTTTTACTTCCTCTGCTCCGTCCTGGACGGTTGCAGCCGCTTCATCGTTCATTGGGAAATCCGCGAGAAAATGGAGGAATCCGACGTGGAAATCATCCTGCAATGTGCCCGCGAGGCGCACCCCGGCGCCACACCACGCATCATCACCGACAACGGCCCCCAGTTC
It encodes:
- the trpA gene encoding tryptophan synthase subunit alpha; protein product: MSAVDQLFRRLRAEGQKALMPFVTAGDPDLPFTADVLAELAGRGAQLCEVGIPYSDPIADGPVIQASYTRALARHVKLAEILQMLSGVTPQVTAPLVTMVSYAIVLRHGLARYVDEAKRAGVAGAIVPDLLVEESAELAAICRAADFSLIQLVTPTTPRDRALRIAESSTGFLYYVSVTGITGERTALPRQLLDNVGWLREQTETPICIGFGISQPEHVRLLAPVADGLIVGSAIVRRIATAANRPRAEVLQDVGDYAASLLNALNG
- the trpB gene encoding tryptophan synthase subunit beta, encoding MSVTSHVPNAAGRFGAFGGRYVPETLTRALDELVLAYDEARRDPAFQAELDQLYRDYVGRPSPLYHAERLSRHCGGAQIYFKREDLNHTGAHKINNTLGQALLTLRMKKPRVIAETGAGQHGVATATACAHFGLECVVYMGEEDIRRQKLNVFNMRMMGADVRPVTSGSRTLRDAINEAMRDWMSSVENTHYILGSVVGPHPFPMIVRDFQSVIGRETVDQSRRKLGRLPDVVVACVGGGSNAAGMFYPFIELEGVELVGVEAGGRSPRPGDHASPLSFGAPGVLHGSYSYVMQDEDGQTCDVHSISAGLDYPGVGPEHSYWKDTGRVRYDYCGDADALTAFDLVARNEGILPALESSHAVAKAMEIARQLGPDKIVVVCLSGRGDKDAFEVARLRGQNIG
- the corA gene encoding magnesium/cobalt transporter CorA, with the protein product MLGLHRLLAMNPSQKASFHSPRARLGFVPGMPPGALHIPADARAPVLHAVAYHGDDFIEKQLQQPEEVVELLEAWPVVWLNVAGVGDADTITRLGQIFKLHPLALEDVVHLHQRAKVDQYDQRLFIVARMAQLNEGLETEQLSMFVGDKFVLTFIEDPGDCFEAVRERLRGGGRLREAGPGYLAYSLLDAVVDSYFPIVESYAERLDRLEDRVIARPSRRAVAEIHSAKHDLRSLRRIVWPLREAVNSLVRDPSPFVDEETRVHLRDCYDHLVQIIDLVETYRELCSDLTDLYLSSLSNRMNEVMKVLTIIATIFMPLGFITGLYGMNFHTDRSRWNMPELSWPYGYPYALGLMALTVLAMLWYFRRKGWLGNGR